The following is a genomic window from Aquipuribacter nitratireducens.
CCGCTCGACGCCACCACCGAGGCGGTCGTCCGGGCGGCCGGGCACGCGATGGACGACGTCCTGCCGCGCGGGGAGCACCTGCAGGTGCGCCGCACGGCCAACCTCCATACCGGCGGCACGATCGAGGACTGCACCGACGACCTCTCCCCCGCCGTGCGGGACGCCGCCCTGCGCAGCGCGCGGGTCATCGGCATCCCCGTGACGGGCGTCGACTTCCTCGTGCCCGACGTGGGCGCCGACGACGGGTTCGTGTTCGTCGAGGCGAACGAGCGTCCCGGGCTGGCGAACCACGAGCCGCGGCCGACCGCGCAGCGCTTCGTCGACCTGCTCTTCCCCGGGACCGCGCAGCCCGGCAGGTCTGCGACGATGCCGGGGTGAGTCGTCCCACCGCCGCGCTGCGCCGTGTCAGCGCCACCGCCACGAAGCTGCCCGTCGACACCGCGTACCTGCGCGACGTCATGCTCGAGCTGCTGTGCATCCCGAGCCCCTCGGGGCGCACCGACGCCGTCATGCAGCGCGTCGGGGACCTGCTCGCGGAGATGGGCGTCGAGCTCGACATCACCCGGCGCGGGGTGCTGCGGGCGACGCTGCCGGGACGCCGGAAGGACGTGAACCGGGCGGTCGTCGTCCACGCCGACACGATCGGGACGATGGTGAAGCGGCTCAAGGAGAACGGCCGCCTCGAGGTCATGCAGGTCGGCACCCACTCGGCGCGCTTCGCCGAGGGCGCGCACGTCACGATCCTCACCGACGAGCCCGACCGGACGTACACCGGCACCGTGCTCCCCCTGAAGTCGAGCGGCCACACGTACGGCGACGAGATCGACACCTTCGCCATCGGGTGGGACGAGGTCGAGGTCCGCATCGACGCCCCCGTCTACGACGTGCAGGGCCTGCTCGCGCTCGGCATCCAGGTCGGTGACTTCGTCGCGCTCGACGCCGCCCCCCAGATCACCCCGCTCGGCTACGTGAAGTCCCGCCACCTCGACGACAAGGCCGGCCTGGCGGCGTGCCTCGCCGCGCTCAAGGCGGTGACCGACGCCGGGATCACCCCGCCGGTGACCGCACGGCTGCTCGTCACCATCGGCGAGGAGGTCGGGCACGGTGCCACGCACGGCTTCGACTCCGGCACCGCGGAGATCGTCGCGGTGGACAACGGCGTCGTCGCGCCCGGGCAGCAGTCGCGGGAGGAGTCGGTGAGCGTCGGGATGATGGACTCGACCGGTCCCCACGACTTCCACCTCACGCGGCGCCTCCTCGCCCTCGCCGACGAGCACGGCATCCCCGCGGTCCGGGACGTCTACCGGGTGTACCGCTCCGACGCCGCCCCGGCCGTCGAGTCCGGGGTCGAGGCGCGCACGGCGCTGCTCGGCTTCGGGCTCGACTCCTCCCACGGGCACGAGCGCACCCACCTCGACGGTCTCCAGCACCTCGCGGAGCTGCTCGCGGTCTACCTGCAGGGCGACCTCACGTTCGCCGACTGGGACGTGCACGAGAGCGGCGCCCTCGACGACTTCCCCTCGACGGCGGTGCAGCCGACGCCGGTCGAGCCGACGGAGGTCGACCGGCGGCTGAGCGAGGCGGAGCGCCGGCAGGCCGGCCAGGCCTGAGCGCGCTCAGTCGCGCGGTTCGTGCCCGTGCAGCTCGACGAGGGTCGCGAGCCGCACGGCGGCGTGCCCGGCGTGGGCGCCGTCGGCGCTCTGGATGCCGAGGACGGTGTGGGTCGTGCCGTCCGACAGGTCGAGCCGGGCGAAGGTCGAGTCCCGCCCGAAGCGGACGCCGACGACCTCCGCCCACTCCAGGCGCCGGGTGGTGAGGACGTTGCGGACGACGACGCCTGCCTCGTCGGGCAGCACGGCGACGCCGCCGAAGCGGTGGAGCAGCCACGCGCCGGCCGCGGCCAGGGTGAGGAAGCCGACCCGGTCCCCGACCCCGATCCCCGGGTAGGGCGGGTAGCCGGCCGCGAGGGCGCCGAAGACGACGACCCACGCGACGGCGACGCCGTACGGCACCCACCGACCCCACCGCGGGCGCAGCGGGCGGTGGACGCGCTGCCGCTGCTGCTCCGGCCCGTCGCCGCTCACAGCCGGCAGGCGTGGATCTCCGTCACGAGGATGGCGCGGGCGCCCACGTCGTACAGCTCGTCCATCACCCGGTTCGTGTCCGCCCGCGGCACCATCGCCCGGACCGCGGACCAGCCGGAGTCGTGGAGGGGCGACACGGTCGGGGACTCCAGGCCGGGCGTCACCGACGCCGCCTTCTCCACGAGCTCGTTGCGGACGTCGTAGTCGATGAGGACGTACCGGCGGGCCGTCATGACCCCCGTGAGCCGCCGGGCGAGGACGTCGACCGAGGGGTGCCGGGTCTGGCCGGCCTGCGTGCCGTCGGGCACGACGAGCACGGCCTCGCTCTCCAGCAGCGGCTCGCCGAAGACCTGCAGCCCGGCGTTGCGCAGCGTCGTGCCGGTCTCGACGACGTCGGCGATGACGTCGGCGATGCCGAGCTGCACGGCGGACTCCACGGCGCCGTCGAGACCGACGACGCCCGCCTCGATGCCGCGGCCCTCGAGCCAGCGCCGGACCAGGCCGGGGTAGGCGGCGGCCACACGCGTGCCGGCGAGCTGCTCGACGGAACGGGGACCGTCCTCGGGTGCGGCGAAGCGGAAGGTCGAGCGGGCGAAGCCGAGCGCGAGCACCTCCTGCGCCGGTGCGCCGGAGTCGAGCATGAGGTCCCGCCCGGTGATGCCGACGTGCAGCGTGCCGCTGCCGACGTACACGGCGATGTCGCGCGGACGGAGGAAGAAGAACTCGACGTCGTTGTCCGGGTCGACCATGCGCAGCTGCTTGGGGTCGCGGCGGCGGCGGTACCCGGCCTCGGCGAGGATGTCGTGCGCGGCCTCCGACAGGGAGCCCTTGTTGGGGACGGCCACGCGCAGGGTGCTGCCGTCGGTGCTCGTGGTGCTCGTCGTGCTCATCGCGCAAGGGCTCCTCAGAGGTAGCGGTAGACATCGTCGAGGGTGAGGCCCTTGGCCACGAGCAGCACCTGCAGGTGGTACAGCAGCTGGCTCGCCTCCTCGGCGAGCTCCTCGGGCCCCTGGTACTCCGCCGCCATCCACACCTCGGCGGCCTCCTCCACGACCTTCTTGCCGATGGCGTGGACGCCGGCGTCGAGCGCGGCGACCGTGCCCGAGCCCTCGGGGCGGGTGACGGCCCGGTCGCTGATCTCCGCGAACAGGTCCTCGAACGTCTTCACGTGGGGACAGCCTAGGCGCCGGCGGTCAGGCGGCGGTCACGCGGCGGTCTCGAGCCGGCCGTAGGTGGTCGTCCGCTGGGCCACGGGTCGCCCGATCCCGGCCGCGATGGCCGTCAGCTCCTCGACGGTCTTCGCCGAGCCGTGCGCGGAGCCGGCCATCCGGCTGATCGTCTCCTCCATGAGCGTGCCGCCGAGGTCGTCCGCTCCCCCGGTGAGCATGGCCCGGGTGCCGTCGACGCCGAGCTTCACCCACGACGTCTGGACGTGGTCGACGCGACCGTGGAGGAGCAGCCGGGCGACGGCGTGGACGGCGCGGTTGTCGCGCAGCGTCGGCCCCGGCCGGGCGATCCCGGCGAGGTAGATCGGCGAGCTGTGGTGGACGAACGGCAGCGGCACGAACTCCGTGAACCCGCCCGTGCGGTCCTGCACGCCCGCGAGGGTGCGCAGGTGCGCGACCCAGTGGCGGGGGTGGTCGACGTGGCCGTACATCATCGTCGAGCTGCTCGGGATGCCGAGGGAGTGGGCGGTCTCGACGACCTCGAGCCACGCGCTCGTCGGCAGCTTGCCCTTGGTGAGCACCCACCGGACGTCGTCGTCGAGGATCTCCGCCGCGGTCCCGGGGATGGAGCCGAGCCCCGCGTCCTTCACCTCCTCCAGCCACTCGCGGACGCTCGCGCCCGCCCGGGAGGCCGCAGACACCACCTCCATGGGGCTGAACGCGTGGACGTGCATCCCGGGCGCCGCGGCGAGGACCGCCCGGACGATGTCGGCGTACGCGCCCGGGCCGAGGTCCGGGCTGATGCCGGACTGGATGCACACCTCGGTGGCACCGAGCGCCTGCGCCTCGGCCGCGCGGCGCCCCACCTCCTCCAGCGACAGCGTGTAGGCGTCGGGGTCGGTGCGGCGCTGGGCGAACGCGCAGAAGCGGCAGCCGACGTAGCAGACGTTCGTCACGTTGATGTTCCGGTTGACGACGTACGTGACGGCCTCCCCGACCGTCGACCGGCGGACGTCGTCCGCGAGGCGGGCGAGGGCGTCGAGCTCGGCGCCGTCGCTCGTCAGGAGGGCGAGGTACTGCTCGTCCGCGAGGCCCGCGGGGTCGTCGGCCGCCCGCCGCAGCGCCTCGGCGGCGTCGCCCGTGCCCCACACGGCCGGAGCGTGGACGCGCTCCCCCACCGCCTGCCAGTCGCCGTAGACGACGTCGAAGTCGCCGCGGCGGTCACCGGTACGCCCCTCGGTGTCGACCGCCGTGTGGAGGTCGGCGCGCCCGCTCGTCACGAGGCCGCCGTCCGGCTCCTGCCACGGCCGGCCGACGGCGCGGACGCCCTCGCGGGCCAGCCCCGTGACAGGGTCGGCGAGCGCCTCGACGTGGGGGCGGACCCGCTCGTCGAGCCACGGGGCGCCGTCGTGCAGCGCCGCCCTCACGTAGGCGGGGTGCACCGTGAGCCGCGGGCGCAGCGCGAACCCGGCCTCGCCGGTCCAGCGGGCGAGGTCGTCGAGCTGCGGCCACGGCCGCTCGGGGTTGACGTGGTCCGGCGTCACCGGGGACACCCCGCCCCAGTCGTCGACCCCGGCGCGCACGAGCTCGGCGAGGTCGGCGGGGTCGGACAGGTTCGGCGGTGCCTGCAGCGACACGGTCGGGCCGAGGAGCAGCCGGGCCACCGTGACGGTCGCGAGGTACGACTCCCGGTCGAGGTCGGGCACCGCCCGCATGGCCGTCCGCTCCTTCGCCCGGAAGTTCTGGACGATGACCTCCTGGGTCGCGCCGTACTCGCGCGCGACGCGGCGGATCGCGAGCAGCGCGTCGACCCGCTCCGCGGCCGTCTCCCCGATCCCGAGGAGCACGCCCGTGGTGAACGGGACAGCCAGACGACCCGCGTCCTCCAGGACGCGCAGCCGCACCGCGGGGTCCTTGTCGGGGCTGCCGAAGTGCGGCCCGCCGGGCTCGGACCACAGCCGCGTGGCGGTCGTCTCGAGCATCATCCCCATCGACGGCGCGACCGGCTTGAGCCGCTGGATCTCCTGCCAGCTCATGACGCCGGGGTTGAGGTGCGGCAGCAGGCCCGTCTCCTCGAGGACGGCGACGGCACACGCGCGGACGTAGGCGAGCGTCGAGTCGTACCCGCGCTCGTCGAGCCAGCGCCGTGCCTGGGGCCAGCGCTCCTCGGGGCGGTCGCCGAGGGTGAAGAGGGCCTCGAGGCACCCCGCGGCCGCGCCGTCCCGTGCGATCCGGAGTACCTCCTCCATCTCGAGGTACTCCGACGGCACGCGGTGCGGCACGGTGACGAACGTGCAGTAGTGGCAGCGGTCCCGGCACAGGCGCGTGAGGGGGATGAAGACCTTCGGGGAGTACGTCACCGTGCTCGGCCGACCGGCGCGCGCCATGGCCTCGTCGCGCACCCGGCCCGCCGGCTCGGCCAGCGCCGTCAGCGCGTCGCCGCGCGCGTGGAGGAGGGCGGTCGCCTCGGTGGCGTCGAGGGCCTTGCCGTCGACGGCACGGCGTACCGCGCGCTCGACCTCACGAGGGGTCGGGGGGACGGACGGGACGGCGACGGACGTCACCGGAGCAGGCTACGCGCGCGGTCCGCCGGTGCACCGGCGGCCGGCCGGCGTCATGACCCAGGAGCGAGCCACTGCTCACGCGGAGTGAGCCGAGCCGCACGACCGCCCTCCACCATTGCCCTGCGTCACCAGGCACGAGCACACTGGTCGCCTGCTTCTCCGTGGTGGAGGTGGGCGTGGTCGACGACCGTGACGCCGCGTCCACCGCCGCGCGCCCGGACACGTCGTTGGGGGACCGCCTCCTGGACGCCGAGGCACGCCTCGAGGCGACCGACGAGGTCCTCCGCGCGCTCGGCGGGCGTGGGGCGACCGCGGACGCGGTGTTCGACGTCGTCGTCGACAGGGCGCTCGCGCTGGCCCGCGCCGACACGGTCCAGCTGTGGCTCCTCGACGGACGCGTCTTCCGGCTGTACCGCAGCGCGGGGCGGGCGGGCCCCGAGCTCACCCGGCAGCTGACCCGACGCCCGGTCGAGCTGTCGTCGGGCAGTGTCCTGGGTCGTGCGGCGCTCGGGCGCCGCACGGTGCAGGTCGTCGACGTGCTGGCGGACCCGGAGTACGCCAGGCAGGACCTGCAGCGCCTCGCCGGGTTCCGCACGCTCATGGCGGCGCCCATGATCGTGGGCGACGAGGTCGTGGGTGTCGTGTCCGCCTGGCGGCTCGATCGCCCCCGGGCCTTCGACGAGACGGAGACGGACCTCCTCACCGCCTTCGCCGACCAGGCCGCGGTCGCCGTCCGGCAGGTCCGGCTGCTCGCCGACCTCGAGCAGCGACGGCTCGAGCTGGCCCGCAAGGTCGACCAGCTGGAGACCCTCGGGGAGGTCGGGCAGCTCGTGTCGTCGAGCCTCGACCTCGACGAGGTGCTCGCGACGGTGCTCCACCACGCCGTGCGGCTCGCCGGCTGCGCGGGCGGTTCGATCATGCAGTACGACGGGTCGAGCGACGCCTTCTCCGTCCGTGCCGCGGTCGGGACCGACGAGGCGCTGCTGCGGCGGCTGCAGTCCACCGTCATCCAGCGCCGCAGCACGCTCGTCGGGCGCGCGGCCCACGACGGCCGTCCCGTGGAGGTGCCCGACCTGCGGGCGGTCGAGGAACCGCTCGACCCGCACCTGCTCGCCCTGCACGACCACGGCTGGCGGTCGGTGCTCGCGGTCCCGATGGTGCGCCGGGACGAGCTGGTGGGCGCCCTCGTCGTGCGGCGGCGGGAGCCCGGCGCCTTCTCGGCGGAGGTGCGGGAGCTCGTCGAGACCTTCGCGGGCCAGTCGACCCTCGCGATCGTCAACGCGCGCCTCTTCGGCGCCCTCGCCGTCAAGTCCGCGGAGCTCGAGGTCGCGAGCCGCCACAAGTCCGAGTTCCTCGCGAGCATGTCCCACGAGCTGCGGACGCCGCTCAACGCGGTCATCGGGTTCTCCGAGGTCCTCCTCGACCGGCTCTTCGGCGACCTGACCGAGCGGCAGGAGGAGTACCTCCACGACATCCACTCCTCCGGACAGCACCTCCTCGAGCTGCTCAACGAGATCCTCGACCTGTCGAGGGTCGAGGCCGGGCAGATGGAGATGGACTACGCGGTGTTCGCCGTGCGCGACACCGTCGAGAGCGCCATGCAGCTCGTCCGCTCGAGGGCGGACGCCCACGGGATCAGCCTCACGCTGACGGTCGCCGACGGCGTGGACCGGCTCGAGGCCGACGAGCTGCGGGTCAAGCAGGTGCTCGTCAACCTGCTCTCGAACGCCGTGAAGTTCACCGGCGACGGCGGGCACGTCGAGGTCGGGGTGTCGCTGGACGACGACGACCTCGTCGTCGCGGTGCGCGACGACGGCATCGGGATCGCGCCGGAGGACCGTGACCGCATCTTCGAGTCGTTCCAGCAGGGCCGGCGCGGGGCGCCCAAGGAGGAGGGCACGGGCCTCGGGCTCACGCTGAGCCGTCGCATCGTCGAGCTGCTCGGCGGACGGCTGTCCCTGCACTCCGAGGTCGGTGTCGGCAGCACGTTCACGGTCGCCCTCCCCCTGCGGCGTCCCGGGTCGCGCGACGCCACCGGCCCCCACGCCCTGTCGGTCTCCGGGGACGGCGAGCGGGTCGTGGTGGTGGTCGACGACGACCGGGCGTCGCAGGAGCTCATCGGCGCCTACCTCCGCGGGACGGGTGCGCTCGTGCTGCGTGCCGAGGACGGGGCCGCGGGACTGGACGCCGTCCGGCGCGCGAGGCCGCAGGCGGTGGTCCTCGACATCCGGCTGCCGGTCCTCGACGGATGGCAGGTCATCGCGGCGCTCAAGGCCGACCCGACGACCCGGGACATCCCCGTCGTGGTGGCGTCGGTCGTCGACGAGCGCGCCCGCGGGCTCGCGATGGGCGCCGCCGCGTACCTCGTCAAGCCGCTGCACCGCGAGCCGTTCCTCCGCGCGCTCGAGCCCGTGCTCGCGGGGGCGTCGTGACGCGCGGCCGGGTCCTCGTCGTCGAGGACAACCGGCTCAACCGCAAGCTCGTCCGGGACGTGCTCGTCCATTCCGGCTTCGACGTCGTCGAGGCGGCGACGGGCGAGGACGGAGTGCGCGTGTGCCGGGACACGCACCCCGACGTCGTGCTCATGGACCTGCAGCTGCCCGGCATCGACGGGACCGAGGCGCTGCGCCTCCTCAGGACCCAGCCGGGCGGTGACGTCCCGGTCGTCGCCGTCACGGCGTCGGTCATGGCGAGCGACCGCGCGGCGGTGGCGGCCGCGGGGTTCGACGGCTTCCTCGAGAAGCCTCTCGACGTGCGGCGGCTGCCGGAGCAGGTCGGGGACCTCGTCGCGCACGGGCGGCTGACGTGAGCGCCGCGCCGGCCCAGCAGGAGGAGCCCGTCGTCGTCCTCGCCGTCGACGACCAGCTGCCGAACCTGCGTCTGCTCGACGCCGTCCTCACGCCCCGCGGCTACGAGGTGCTGTGCGCGCCGTCGGGGCGGGACTGCCTCGCCCTCCTCGCGCACCGCGAGGTGGACGTCGTCCTCCTCGACGTCCTCATGCCGGGCATGGACGGCTACGAGACGTGCCGGCGGCTGCGGGCGGACGAACGGACGGCGTTCCTCCCGGTCGTCATGCTGACGGCGAGCGGGCAGCAGCAGCGGGTCGAGGCGCTCCGGGCGGGCGCCGACGACTTCGTGACGAAGCCGTTCGACACGCACGAGCTGCTCGCCCGGATCGCCTCCCTCGCGCGGGTGAGGCGGTACCACGTCACCGTCGCCCGCCAGGCGGAGGAGCTGGCGAGGCAGGCCGAGGAGCTCGCGTGCTGGAACCGCGAGCTCGAGGGCCGCGTGCGCACCCAGGTGGCGGAGCTGCAGCGCCTGCACCGGCTGCGCCGCTTCCTCGCCCCGCAGGTCGCGGAGCTCGTGCTCGAGGCGGGCGACGAGGTGCTCGCGAGCCACCGACGGGAGATCGTCGTCGTCTTCTGCGACCTCCGGGGGTTCACGCCGTTCGCCGAGGCGAACGAGCCGGAGGAGGTCATGGCCGTCCTCGCGTCCTACCACCGGGCCCTCGGGGAGCTCGTCCACGCGCACGGGGGGACGCTGGAGCGCTTCACCGGGGACGGGATCATGGTGTTCTTCGGCGACCCCGTGGAGCAGGACGACGCCGCCGCGCGGGCGCTCGCCATGGCGCTGGCCATGCGGGAGCGGGTGCGCGTCCTCGCGGCCGAGTGGGCGCGACGCGGGCACGACCTCGCGCTCGGCGTCGGCATCGCCCAGGGCTACGCGACGCTCGGCCAGGTCGGCTTCGAGGGCCGTCAGGACTACGCCGCCATCGGGTCGGTGACGAACCTCGCGGCGCGCCTGTGCGGGGAGGCCGCGGCGTGGCAGGTGCTCGTGAGCCAGCGCGTCACCGCCGACGTCGACGGGCTCGCCCGCTTCGACCAGGTCGACGACGTCGTGCTCAAGGGCTTCCGGCAGCCGGTCCGGGTGTTCGAGGTGGTGGAGGTGTCGGGATGACGGTGCTCGAGCAGCTCGGCGAGGCAGAGCGCTACGAGCGCTACGACGCCCTGCAGGCGCGGATGGTCGACGTGTGGCGGGACATGCGGCAGGGCCACGGCGACGAGTCCGTCGTCGTCGTGCCGTCGGTGAGCGTCGACCGTTCCGGCACGCCGCCGCCGTCGGCGGTGCTCCAGGCCATGGAGGAGCGGTCGCTGTTCCTGCTGCTCCTGCTACGCCAGCCGCGCCTGCGGCTGGTCTACGTGACGTCGATGCCCATCCCGACGGCCGTCGTCGACTACTACCTCGGGCTGCTGCCCGGCGTCGTCCGCAGCCAGGCCCTGCCGAGGCTCACGATGATCGCCCTCGGGGACGCCTCCCCCCGGCCGCTGAGCGAGAAGCTCCTCGCGCGGCCGCGCGCGCTGCAGCGCGTCCGCGACGCGCTCCCGAACCCGGCCCGCAGCCACCTCGTCCCGTACAACACGACGTCGCTCGAACGCGACGTGGCGCTGTCCCTGGGGATCCCGGTCTACGGCGCCGACCCGCGCCTCCTGCCGTTCGGCACGAAGACCGGCTGCCGTCGCCTCTTCGAGGCGGTCGGTATCGCGTACCCCCTCGGGGAGGAGGCCGTCCACGACGTCGACGAGGTCGTCGCCGCGCTCGTCCGCATGCGCGCGCGCCGCCCGGGCCTGCAGGAGGTCGTCGTCAAGCTCGACGACGGGGTCTCCGGCAGGGGCAACGCGCTCGTCGACCTCCGCGGTCTACCCCCGGCGGACGACGCGGACCTGCCGAGCGCGCTCCGGGAGCGGGTGCTCGGCATGCGCCTGGAGGCCCCCGGGCTCGCGCTCGAGGAGTACCTCGGCCAGCTCGCGGGCGGCGGGATCGTCGAGGAGCGCATCGTGGGACGCGACCTGCTGAGCCCGAGCGTGCAGCTGCGGGTGCTGCCGGGGGGCGAGGTCGAGCTGCTGTCGACGCACGACCAGATGCTCGGCGGCGAGAGCGGGCAGAGCTACCTCGGCTGCGTGTTCCCGGCCGACCCGGCGTACGCGCGCGCCATCAGCGAACCGGCCCTGCGGGTGGCCGAGCGCCTCTCGGCGCTCGGGGTGCTCGGCCGGTTCGCCGTCGACTTCGTCGTCGTCCGCGACGGCGAGGGCGAGCCGTGGCAGCCCTACGCGATCGAGCTCAACCTGCGAAAGGGCGGCACGACCCACCCGTTCCTCACCCTGCAGTACCTCACCGACGGCACGTACGACTGGCGCGACGCGTCGTACCGCACGCACAGTGGCGCCCCGAAGCACCTCGTCGCGACCGACCACCTCGAGTCGCCGCTGCTGCGCGCCCTGACGGTCGACGACCTCCTCGACGTCGTCACC
Proteins encoded in this region:
- a CDS encoding osmoprotectant NAGGN system M42 family peptidase, producing the protein MSRPTAALRRVSATATKLPVDTAYLRDVMLELLCIPSPSGRTDAVMQRVGDLLAEMGVELDITRRGVLRATLPGRRKDVNRAVVVHADTIGTMVKRLKENGRLEVMQVGTHSARFAEGAHVTILTDEPDRTYTGTVLPLKSSGHTYGDEIDTFAIGWDEVEVRIDAPVYDVQGLLALGIQVGDFVALDAAPQITPLGYVKSRHLDDKAGLAACLAALKAVTDAGITPPVTARLLVTIGEEVGHGATHGFDSGTAEIVAVDNGVVAPGQQSREESVSVGMMDSTGPHDFHLTRRLLALADEHGIPAVRDVYRVYRSDAAPAVESGVEARTALLGFGLDSSHGHERTHLDGLQHLAELLAVYLQGDLTFADWDVHESGALDDFPSTAVQPTPVEPTEVDRRLSEAERRQAGQA
- a CDS encoding PH domain-containing protein; the encoded protein is MSGDGPEQQRQRVHRPLRPRWGRWVPYGVAVAWVVVFGALAAGYPPYPGIGVGDRVGFLTLAAAGAWLLHRFGGVAVLPDEAGVVVRNVLTTRRLEWAEVVGVRFGRDSTFARLDLSDGTTHTVLGIQSADGAHAGHAAVRLATLVELHGHEPRD
- the hisG gene encoding ATP phosphoribosyltransferase — protein: MSTTSTTSTDGSTLRVAVPNKGSLSEAAHDILAEAGYRRRRDPKQLRMVDPDNDVEFFFLRPRDIAVYVGSGTLHVGITGRDLMLDSGAPAQEVLALGFARSTFRFAAPEDGPRSVEQLAGTRVAAAYPGLVRRWLEGRGIEAGVVGLDGAVESAVQLGIADVIADVVETGTTLRNAGLQVFGEPLLESEAVLVVPDGTQAGQTRHPSVDVLARRLTGVMTARRYVLIDYDVRNELVEKAASVTPGLESPTVSPLHDSGWSAVRAMVPRADTNRVMDELYDVGARAILVTEIHACRL
- a CDS encoding phosphoribosyl-ATP diphosphatase yields the protein MKTFEDLFAEISDRAVTRPEGSGTVAALDAGVHAIGKKVVEEAAEVWMAAEYQGPEELAEEASQLLYHLQVLLVAKGLTLDDVYRYL
- a CDS encoding bifunctional FO biosynthesis protein CofGH, which codes for MTSVAVPSVPPTPREVERAVRRAVDGKALDATEATALLHARGDALTALAEPAGRVRDEAMARAGRPSTVTYSPKVFIPLTRLCRDRCHYCTFVTVPHRVPSEYLEMEEVLRIARDGAAAGCLEALFTLGDRPEERWPQARRWLDERGYDSTLAYVRACAVAVLEETGLLPHLNPGVMSWQEIQRLKPVAPSMGMMLETTATRLWSEPGGPHFGSPDKDPAVRLRVLEDAGRLAVPFTTGVLLGIGETAAERVDALLAIRRVAREYGATQEVIVQNFRAKERTAMRAVPDLDRESYLATVTVARLLLGPTVSLQAPPNLSDPADLAELVRAGVDDWGGVSPVTPDHVNPERPWPQLDDLARWTGEAGFALRPRLTVHPAYVRAALHDGAPWLDERVRPHVEALADPVTGLAREGVRAVGRPWQEPDGGLVTSGRADLHTAVDTEGRTGDRRGDFDVVYGDWQAVGERVHAPAVWGTGDAAEALRRAADDPAGLADEQYLALLTSDGAELDALARLADDVRRSTVGEAVTYVVNRNINVTNVCYVGCRFCAFAQRRTDPDAYTLSLEEVGRRAAEAQALGATEVCIQSGISPDLGPGAYADIVRAVLAAAPGMHVHAFSPMEVVSAASRAGASVREWLEEVKDAGLGSIPGTAAEILDDDVRWVLTKGKLPTSAWLEVVETAHSLGIPSSSTMMYGHVDHPRHWVAHLRTLAGVQDRTGGFTEFVPLPFVHHSSPIYLAGIARPGPTLRDNRAVHAVARLLLHGRVDHVQTSWVKLGVDGTRAMLTGGADDLGGTLMEETISRMAGSAHGSAKTVEELTAIAAGIGRPVAQRTTTYGRLETAA
- a CDS encoding GAF domain-containing protein, which gives rise to MVDDRDAASTAARPDTSLGDRLLDAEARLEATDEVLRALGGRGATADAVFDVVVDRALALARADTVQLWLLDGRVFRLYRSAGRAGPELTRQLTRRPVELSSGSVLGRAALGRRTVQVVDVLADPEYARQDLQRLAGFRTLMAAPMIVGDEVVGVVSAWRLDRPRAFDETETDLLTAFADQAAVAVRQVRLLADLEQRRLELARKVDQLETLGEVGQLVSSSLDLDEVLATVLHHAVRLAGCAGGSIMQYDGSSDAFSVRAAVGTDEALLRRLQSTVIQRRSTLVGRAAHDGRPVEVPDLRAVEEPLDPHLLALHDHGWRSVLAVPMVRRDELVGALVVRRREPGAFSAEVRELVETFAGQSTLAIVNARLFGALAVKSAELEVASRHKSEFLASMSHELRTPLNAVIGFSEVLLDRLFGDLTERQEEYLHDIHSSGQHLLELLNEILDLSRVEAGQMEMDYAVFAVRDTVESAMQLVRSRADAHGISLTLTVADGVDRLEADELRVKQVLVNLLSNAVKFTGDGGHVEVGVSLDDDDLVVAVRDDGIGIAPEDRDRIFESFQQGRRGAPKEEGTGLGLTLSRRIVELLGGRLSLHSEVGVGSTFTVALPLRRPGSRDATGPHALSVSGDGERVVVVVDDDRASQELIGAYLRGTGALVLRAEDGAAGLDAVRRARPQAVVLDIRLPVLDGWQVIAALKADPTTRDIPVVVASVVDERARGLAMGAAAYLVKPLHREPFLRALEPVLAGAS
- a CDS encoding response regulator produces the protein MTRGRVLVVEDNRLNRKLVRDVLVHSGFDVVEAATGEDGVRVCRDTHPDVVLMDLQLPGIDGTEALRLLRTQPGGDVPVVAVTASVMASDRAAVAAAGFDGFLEKPLDVRRLPEQVGDLVAHGRLT
- a CDS encoding response regulator, producing MSAAPAQQEEPVVVLAVDDQLPNLRLLDAVLTPRGYEVLCAPSGRDCLALLAHREVDVVLLDVLMPGMDGYETCRRLRADERTAFLPVVMLTASGQQQRVEALRAGADDFVTKPFDTHELLARIASLARVRRYHVTVARQAEELARQAEELACWNRELEGRVRTQVAELQRLHRLRRFLAPQVAELVLEAGDEVLASHRREIVVVFCDLRGFTPFAEANEPEEVMAVLASYHRALGELVHAHGGTLERFTGDGIMVFFGDPVEQDDAAARALAMALAMRERVRVLAAEWARRGHDLALGVGIAQGYATLGQVGFEGRQDYAAIGSVTNLAARLCGEAAAWQVLVSQRVTADVDGLARFDQVDDVVLKGFRQPVRVFEVVEVSG
- a CDS encoding peptide ligase PGM1-related protein — its product is MTVLEQLGEAERYERYDALQARMVDVWRDMRQGHGDESVVVVPSVSVDRSGTPPPSAVLQAMEERSLFLLLLLRQPRLRLVYVTSMPIPTAVVDYYLGLLPGVVRSQALPRLTMIALGDASPRPLSEKLLARPRALQRVRDALPNPARSHLVPYNTTSLERDVALSLGIPVYGADPRLLPFGTKTGCRRLFEAVGIAYPLGEEAVHDVDEVVAALVRMRARRPGLQEVVVKLDDGVSGRGNALVDLRGLPPADDADLPSALRERVLGMRLEAPGLALEEYLGQLAGGGIVEERIVGRDLLSPSVQLRVLPGGEVELLSTHDQMLGGESGQSYLGCVFPADPAYARAISEPALRVAERLSALGVLGRFAVDFVVVRDGEGEPWQPYAIELNLRKGGTTHPFLTLQYLTDGTYDWRDASYRTHSGAPKHLVATDHLESPLLRALTVDDLLDVVTDQGLHFDQSTRTGVVLHMLTCVTEVGRVGVTAVGDTPEQAQALFRRTEEALLAEAAEAARAVPLPG